A DNA window from Acetilactobacillus jinshanensis contains the following coding sequences:
- a CDS encoding metal ABC transporter solute-binding protein, Zn/Mn family, which produces MKLFKKLGCSLLLVMTALLFLSGCSTERPSRANGINVVSSVNFYGTTAKAVLGHYGHVTSLIKNSSIDPHDFTPTVRDAERVSQADFVISNGLNYDNWMNSLSQDAPHAKRIKVGQTLLHQPLKSNPHVWYRLNTMPELANYLAKQFSKKDPAHRKFFYRNAHHYDHSLAILKTQINWLKHHRQKSRVDVSEPVFDYELREIGYQINDPSYAKAVEHGTDPSPEAIRSVQNDIKHRRIAFFVENTQASDAIVNNLVKLAHRHHVPVMKITETMPNGMNYRSWMMKQNYRLEMIQAREKESN; this is translated from the coding sequence TTGAAATTATTTAAAAAGTTAGGGTGCAGTTTACTCTTAGTTATGACTGCACTTTTATTTTTATCCGGCTGTAGTACTGAGCGTCCGAGCCGAGCTAATGGTATTAACGTCGTTTCTTCGGTCAATTTTTACGGGACGACCGCTAAAGCGGTCTTAGGCCATTACGGTCACGTAACGTCACTCATTAAGAATTCCAGTATTGACCCGCATGATTTTACTCCAACCGTCCGTGATGCGGAAAGGGTGTCACAAGCTGATTTTGTGATCAGCAACGGGCTTAATTATGATAACTGGATGAATAGTCTATCCCAGGATGCTCCGCACGCTAAACGAATTAAAGTTGGTCAGACTTTGCTTCATCAACCGTTAAAGAGCAATCCGCATGTCTGGTACCGTCTTAATACCATGCCTGAATTGGCTAATTATTTGGCCAAGCAATTTAGTAAGAAGGATCCAGCACACCGAAAGTTCTTCTACCGAAACGCCCATCATTATGATCATTCTTTAGCAATTCTTAAAACGCAGATTAACTGGTTAAAACACCATCGCCAGAAATCACGGGTCGACGTCAGTGAACCGGTCTTTGATTATGAATTGCGTGAAATTGGTTACCAGATTAACGATCCGAGCTACGCCAAAGCCGTGGAACACGGAACCGATCCGTCCCCAGAAGCCATTCGTAGCGTCCAGAACGATATTAAACACCGTCGAATTGCCTTCTTTGTTGAAAATACACAGGCTAGTGACGCAATCGTTAATAACCTAGTTAAGTTGGCACATCGTCATCACGTTCCGGTCATGAAGATTACCGAAACGATGCCGAACGGGATGAATTATCGTTCTTGGATGATGAAACAGAACTATCGACTCGAAATGATTCAAGCTCGTGAAAAGGAGAGTAACTAA
- a CDS encoding NAD(P)H-binding protein, with amino-acid sequence MTNVLILDQHSAVADLVAQKLKKIPNIKVTRLTGIDFKRAKSYVPVLRHQNIIASFLGPMDVDLDFEALFDAVSLVVPPIHQFLMMSHAGIDDEVTGPAIFPDVKNVPEYLNEQRYAVKVVDESEIPYTILRPVTITKQPAITEPRIIEEGQSVNNGTVSYQNVAQIAVDVIVGRRYLNQSVAIIDQK; translated from the coding sequence GTGACTAACGTTTTAATTTTAGATCAGCATAGTGCGGTCGCTGATTTAGTGGCCCAGAAACTAAAGAAGATCCCTAATATTAAGGTAACCCGATTAACGGGAATTGATTTTAAACGAGCAAAAAGTTACGTCCCTGTCCTCCGACATCAAAATATAATTGCTTCGTTTCTGGGGCCGATGGATGTCGATTTGGATTTTGAAGCCTTGTTCGACGCCGTTAGTTTAGTTGTGCCACCCATCCATCAGTTCTTAATGATGTCACATGCTGGAATTGATGATGAAGTAACCGGACCCGCGATTTTTCCAGACGTTAAAAACGTTCCTGAATATTTAAATGAACAACGATATGCGGTCAAAGTTGTAGACGAAAGTGAAATTCCGTATACCATCTTACGTCCGGTTACGATTACAAAGCAGCCAGCAATAACTGAGCCCAGAATAATAGAAGAGGGCCAATCGGTTAATAATGGTACCGTTTCTTATCAAAATGTGGCCCAAATCGCGGTTGATGTGATTGTTGGACGCCGTTATCTAAATCAATCTGTTGCAATTATCGATCAAAAATGA
- a CDS encoding toxin-antitoxin system, toxin component, HicA family protein — protein sequence MKAHQLSKLLKKNGWYFDRRRHGGNRDVWMNDQHDKVEIPHYRVINDVVAKKVINKCNLK from the coding sequence TTGAAAGCACATCAATTATCTAAATTATTAAAGAAAAACGGCTGGTATTTCGATCGACGCCGCCACGGTGGTAACCGTGACGTCTGGATGAATGACCAGCACGATAAGGTTGAAATCCCGCACTATCGCGTTATTAACGATGTGGTTGCTAAAAAGGTAATCAATAAATGTAATTTGAAATAG
- the scrK gene encoding fructokinase ScrK: protein MLLGSVEAGGTKFVCAVGNEDYQILDSTKFPTTTPKETLGRTIKYFKKFRGLQAMSIASFGPIELRHNSPKYGYITDTPKKGWSNVNFLGIMKKYFKFPIYWTTDVNGSAYGEYIMAGLFHHPVKCLAYYTIGTGVGVGEVVNGKFLGDLGHPEMGHVRVKRHPDDLNFKGICPYHGDCLEGLVAGPTFEARLGKKGPDVPLSNHVWDIMAYYVAQAAIQTTLALRPEVIVFGGGVVSEPFLRKVRHQFKILLNGYVDVGNLRNYIRMPAVENNGSATVGNFALALEESRK, encoded by the coding sequence ATGTTATTAGGAAGCGTTGAAGCTGGTGGAACTAAATTTGTTTGTGCCGTTGGTAACGAAGATTACCAGATTTTAGACAGCACTAAATTTCCCACCACAACACCTAAAGAAACGTTAGGCCGGACGATCAAATACTTTAAAAAATTCAGAGGTCTACAGGCCATGAGTATTGCATCGTTTGGACCAATCGAACTACGACATAATTCACCTAAATATGGCTACATCACGGACACCCCTAAAAAGGGTTGGTCTAACGTGAATTTCTTGGGGATTATGAAAAAGTACTTCAAATTTCCAATCTATTGGACGACTGACGTCAACGGGTCCGCTTATGGTGAGTACATCATGGCCGGACTTTTCCATCACCCCGTTAAGTGTTTAGCTTATTACACCATTGGTACTGGTGTCGGGGTTGGCGAAGTCGTCAATGGTAAATTTCTGGGTGATCTCGGTCATCCTGAAATGGGCCACGTTCGTGTTAAACGTCATCCTGACGACTTAAACTTCAAAGGGATCTGTCCTTATCATGGGGACTGTTTAGAAGGTCTCGTTGCGGGACCTACCTTTGAAGCTCGCCTCGGTAAAAAAGGTCCCGATGTCCCATTGTCTAATCACGTCTGGGATATTATGGCCTACTACGTTGCTCAAGCTGCAATTCAGACGACTTTAGCACTTCGTCCCGAAGTGATCGTCTTCGGTGGCGGTGTCGTGAGCGAACCGTTCTTAAGAAAGGTCCGTCATCAGTTCAAGATTCTGTTGAATGGCTACGTCGACGTAGGTAATCTCCGTAACTACATTCGAATGCCGGCTGTCGAAAACAACGGTTCTGCAACCGTCGGTAATTTCGCTCTGGCTCTAGAAGAGTCACGGAAATAA
- the cls gene encoding cardiolipin synthase gives MNWYLLLKFIIIINAGFAIITVFRSKRDIAATWAWLLVLMFLPVFGFMIYAFVGRKLPERQLFRLQTRSAIKLDKLLTRQTHYLNNARKVEADDVTYKDRSLVRIFRNADMSFLSRKNKVQIYTDGFKLFNQIADDIASAKSSINIEFYTFYNDHLGREIRNLLTKKAKQGLQVRVIYDSLGSIGTHKSFFKPLLDAGGLAMPYLHTHSAIFDVRLNFRDHRKIVVIDGKIGYVGGFNIGDQYLGLNKKYGYWRDTHLRIMGSGVYSLQAQFILDWNVTDSHHQINNITRKVDYFPLNDVEGGTNMQIVSSGPDSDKQQIKYGYIKMIQMARNRCWIQTPYLIPDDSVMDALRMAVMSGVDVRIMLPCKPDHPFVYRATQYYANWLAHEGVKIYYYQAGFLHAKTVVIDDGLSSVGSANFDIRSFKLNFEINAFLYDKKINRQLTDIYVNDIRRCQRQTPKMFEKQSYWLVLKQRASRLLSPIL, from the coding sequence ATTAATTGGTACTTACTGCTTAAATTTATCATTATTATTAACGCCGGTTTCGCGATTATTACGGTCTTCCGTAGTAAACGTGACATTGCTGCGACCTGGGCGTGGCTACTAGTTTTAATGTTCCTGCCGGTCTTTGGTTTTATGATTTACGCGTTCGTGGGCCGAAAGCTGCCAGAAAGACAGCTATTTCGCCTGCAGACCCGTAGCGCCATCAAGCTAGATAAATTATTAACCCGTCAAACGCACTACTTAAATAACGCCAGAAAAGTTGAGGCCGATGACGTCACCTATAAAGACCGAAGTTTAGTTCGAATTTTCCGGAACGCTGACATGTCCTTTTTGTCACGAAAGAATAAGGTTCAGATCTATACCGACGGCTTTAAATTGTTTAATCAGATCGCTGATGATATTGCCAGTGCTAAGAGTAGTATAAACATTGAATTTTATACCTTTTATAACGATCATTTAGGTCGTGAAATTCGTAATCTTCTAACGAAAAAGGCTAAGCAGGGCCTTCAGGTCAGAGTTATTTACGATAGCTTAGGTTCAATCGGCACCCACAAGAGTTTCTTTAAACCGCTACTTGACGCGGGTGGCTTAGCAATGCCATATCTACATACACATTCCGCGATCTTTGACGTTCGATTGAACTTCAGAGATCACCGTAAGATCGTGGTTATCGACGGTAAAATCGGTTACGTTGGTGGCTTTAACATTGGTGACCAGTACTTAGGACTCAACAAGAAGTATGGCTACTGGCGTGATACCCATCTTCGTATTATGGGCTCCGGAGTTTATAGCCTTCAGGCTCAATTTATCTTGGACTGGAACGTTACTGATTCTCATCACCAGATTAATAACATCACCCGCAAGGTCGATTATTTCCCGCTGAATGATGTTGAAGGTGGGACTAATATGCAGATTGTATCGAGTGGGCCCGATAGTGATAAACAGCAGATCAAGTACGGCTACATTAAAATGATCCAGATGGCTCGGAACCGGTGCTGGATTCAAACTCCATACTTGATTCCTGATGATAGCGTTATGGATGCTTTACGGATGGCTGTAATGTCCGGAGTCGACGTCCGGATTATGTTACCGTGTAAACCTGATCACCCGTTCGTTTATCGTGCTACCCAGTACTATGCTAACTGGTTAGCCCACGAAGGTGTGAAAATCTATTATTACCAGGCGGGCTTTTTGCATGCCAAGACCGTTGTAATTGACGACGGCTTATCATCAGTCGGTTCCGCTAATTTTGATATTCGAAGTTTCAAACTAAACTTTGAAATTAACGCGTTCCTTTATGATAAGAAGATTAACCGACAATTGACCGACATTTACGTTAACGATATTCGCCGTTGTCAACGACAGACACCAAAGATGTTTGAAAAGCAATCCTATTGGTTAGTCTTAAAGCAACGGGCAAGTCGATTGTTGTCACCGATCTTGTAA
- a CDS encoding metal ABC transporter permease: MFTYPFMRYAFIASFFIAILCGVMGVFVIARSTEFFAHTLSEIGFSGAAFGLFAGISPIAGMLIFTIFSSLLIGTVGNKVSRRESSISVFSGFFIGLGILFLALANTQASYATNILFGSIVGINYKNVKTLVILSILIIVALFFIYRKLKYNSFDSIGASFNVSWNTWISIVFLILLACTVSVTAQIVGSLLIFVLLTIPASAAHYFVHTVRGMALLTFAFALFGAWVGLYLSYLTNWPVSAFIATIESAIYLLALGWNRIKE, encoded by the coding sequence ATGTTTACCTATCCATTTATGCGATACGCTTTTATCGCCAGTTTCTTTATCGCTATTTTATGTGGTGTTATGGGTGTCTTTGTCATCGCCCGAAGCACCGAATTCTTTGCGCATACGTTATCTGAAATCGGGTTCTCCGGTGCCGCCTTTGGGCTATTTGCCGGAATTTCGCCGATTGCTGGAATGCTGATCTTTACGATCTTTAGTTCATTGCTAATTGGTACGGTCGGTAATAAGGTTAGCCGTCGTGAATCATCAATCAGTGTCTTCTCGGGATTCTTCATTGGTCTTGGGATCCTATTCCTGGCGCTTGCGAATACCCAGGCGAGTTATGCTACCAACATTTTATTTGGGAGTATTGTCGGGATTAATTACAAAAACGTAAAAACGCTGGTAATTTTAAGCATTTTAATAATTGTGGCTCTATTTTTCATCTACCGAAAATTGAAATATAATTCATTTGATAGTATTGGAGCTAGTTTTAACGTTAGTTGGAACACATGGATTTCAATTGTGTTTTTAATCCTGTTAGCTTGTACCGTTAGTGTTACCGCCCAGATCGTAGGTTCACTTTTAATTTTCGTGTTACTAACGATTCCAGCATCCGCGGCTCATTACTTTGTTCATACGGTCCGCGGGATGGCGTTATTAACGTTTGCATTTGCATTATTTGGTGCTTGGGTTGGCCTTTACCTCAGTTATTTAACCAACTGGCCCGTAAGTGCCTTTATCGCGACTATTGAAAGTGCCATTTATTTATTGGCATTAGGTTGGAACCGAATTAAAGAATAA
- a CDS encoding GH25 family lysozyme, translating to MVKDKPLKVILSTVALALGLVLSLAIGGFSSARPANAANAYDISSYQGYVNDNQASRLKNEVNFMILKAENGGLYQDQQFDHNAYEMQKNNIPYGAYDYSTYANPAQAQEEAQALYQRAPQADFYVNDSEENDAGDQYNDSTQAWANEIHQVTRKPAILYSGTYFMNTHTTPQTRNAYDGLWVAQYGAEPNPAYHYDLWQYTDQHYSPALGESVDASVFPDGNDKPMSFWTGNGQSSDDHAQPIHVTKVTKPVKPVKPIKPVVKPIVRRHRRHYTHKVRKSASVKINTVNKKNNKKSNHNARNMNTRRNRQVRQARQKEAWQTAVRKHRRQASKLYRKTKKNVQAHKHSVKIIYNPHYYRSKRIDYLKVIGQNGINLYTMNGKYFDHVDPGTVLTVYRFMTVYHPSTGYMTKSVGIHYGHRDLFTSRKDLVQWYKYQNQNN from the coding sequence ATGGTTAAAGATAAGCCACTTAAAGTTATTTTATCAACGGTTGCATTGGCTCTAGGACTTGTTTTGTCTTTGGCCATAGGGGGATTTAGTTCTGCTCGACCGGCTAATGCGGCTAATGCCTATGATATTTCATCATATCAAGGTTACGTAAACGATAATCAAGCTAGTCGATTGAAGAACGAAGTTAACTTCATGATCTTAAAAGCCGAAAACGGTGGGCTATATCAAGATCAACAATTTGATCACAACGCCTATGAAATGCAAAAGAATAACATTCCATACGGGGCCTATGATTATAGTACCTACGCTAATCCAGCTCAGGCTCAGGAAGAAGCTCAGGCTTTATATCAACGAGCTCCACAAGCTGATTTCTACGTTAACGATTCAGAAGAAAACGATGCTGGTGATCAATATAATGATTCGACCCAGGCTTGGGCGAACGAAATTCATCAGGTAACTAGAAAGCCAGCTATTTTATACAGTGGAACGTATTTTATGAATACTCACACGACTCCACAAACTAGAAATGCTTATGATGGTTTATGGGTTGCACAATACGGTGCTGAACCTAATCCGGCATATCATTATGACCTATGGCAATACACTGATCAGCATTACAGTCCTGCTTTAGGAGAAAGCGTTGATGCTTCAGTATTCCCAGATGGTAACGATAAACCAATGAGTTTCTGGACTGGTAATGGTCAGAGTAGTGATGATCATGCTCAACCGATTCATGTAACCAAGGTCACTAAACCCGTTAAACCTGTTAAGCCTATTAAACCTGTCGTTAAGCCAATCGTTCGTCGTCACCGTCGTCATTACACGCATAAGGTTCGTAAGTCTGCATCCGTTAAGATTAATACCGTTAACAAGAAGAATAATAAGAAAAGTAATCATAACGCCAGAAATATGAATACTCGTCGTAATCGTCAGGTCCGTCAAGCTCGTCAAAAGGAAGCATGGCAAACTGCCGTTAGAAAGCACCGTCGTCAGGCGAGTAAACTCTACCGTAAAACCAAGAAGAACGTACAAGCTCATAAACATTCGGTAAAGATTATTTACAATCCGCATTATTATCGTTCTAAACGGATTGATTATTTAAAGGTAATTGGCCAGAACGGAATTAATTTATACACCATGAACGGTAAGTATTTTGATCATGTTGACCCAGGTACGGTTTTGACCGTCTACCGCTTCATGACAGTTTATCATCCTAGCACTGGCTACATGACTAAATCCGTTGGAATTCATTATGGCCACCGTGATCTCTTTACTTCACGTAAAGATTTAGTTCAATGGTATAAATATCAAAACCAAAATAATTAA
- a CDS encoding zinc-dependent alcohol dehydrogenase family protein, with product MKALVLKGVKHFEIEDIQKPTPKDNEVLIDAKYAGICGTDNALYNGLPGSAPAVPPIVLGHEVSGVVESTGKNVKGFKKGDRVTVDPNCYCGKCRYCHIGIPEMCDNLSAVGVTRNGGLEQAFTAPATNVYKVPANVPLKDAATTEPVSCALHGVKLLHTSPYQNALVIGDGFEGLLFCQILKAYGVNSVTLVGRHDDKLAEEKKATGVDAVINAKKEKIPAKYDITVDAVGLPQTQEAAVDSTVKGAQVLMFGVGKPNQHFSMNTYKVYQKELTVKGSFINPNAFVDSLALLSTGKVKVAPIVKNVLKLDQVADALSGKYTGKCVVKIDA from the coding sequence ATGAAGGCATTAGTCTTAAAAGGTGTCAAGCACTTCGAAATCGAAGATATTCAAAAGCCAACACCAAAAGATAATGAAGTTTTAATTGATGCCAAATATGCTGGTATCTGTGGTACTGATAACGCATTATACAACGGACTTCCGGGTTCAGCTCCGGCCGTTCCACCGATCGTATTAGGCCATGAAGTTTCCGGTGTTGTTGAATCCACTGGTAAGAACGTCAAAGGTTTCAAGAAGGGTGACCGTGTTACTGTCGACCCTAACTGTTACTGTGGCAAGTGCCGTTACTGTCACATTGGCATTCCTGAAATGTGTGACAACCTTTCTGCCGTTGGTGTTACCCGTAACGGTGGCTTAGAACAAGCATTCACCGCTCCAGCTACCAACGTTTACAAGGTTCCAGCTAACGTTCCGTTAAAGGATGCCGCTACGACTGAACCTGTATCCTGTGCATTACACGGTGTTAAGTTATTACACACTTCTCCATACCAAAACGCATTAGTTATTGGTGATGGTTTCGAAGGTTTACTTTTCTGCCAGATCTTAAAGGCTTACGGTGTTAACTCCGTTACTTTAGTTGGCCGTCATGATGACAAGTTAGCCGAAGAAAAGAAAGCCACTGGTGTTGACGCTGTTATCAACGCTAAGAAGGAAAAGATCCCTGCTAAGTATGACATTACTGTTGATGCCGTTGGTTTACCACAGACCCAAGAAGCTGCTGTTGACTCCACTGTTAAGGGTGCTCAAGTCTTAATGTTTGGTGTTGGTAAGCCTAACCAGCACTTCTCAATGAATACTTACAAGGTTTACCAGAAAGAATTAACCGTTAAAGGTTCATTCATCAACCCTAACGCATTCGTTGATTCCTTAGCATTACTCTCAACTGGTAAAGTTAAGGTCGCTCCTATCGTTAAGAACGTTCTTAAGTTAGACCAAGTTGCTGATGCATTAAGTGGTAAATACACTGGTAAGTGTGTCGTTAAGATCGATGCCTAA
- a CDS encoding metal ABC transporter ATP-binding protein codes for MKPILIVNHLNVKVGDRTLIRDLSFKIIPGTLTCITGGNGVGKTTLMKTLLRNYSRTGKHVRFTVPRHKVQYIPQFRNIDTEFPLTVKDFVSLSLQDTWLPWLTRREHKALKQTLQLTHLTKLANEPLGEASGGEQQRAFLAQALVTFPKLLIMDETTASLDINAKVALLKLVHDIVKQRHVAVMFITHDPTLVKRFGNYKLRIKNQHGSFEKIGGRN; via the coding sequence ATGAAACCGATATTAATCGTTAATCATTTGAATGTAAAAGTAGGAGACCGAACTCTGATCCGTGATCTGTCATTTAAGATTATCCCCGGGACGTTAACTTGTATCACCGGGGGTAACGGTGTTGGTAAAACGACCCTGATGAAGACGTTATTACGGAATTATTCCCGGACCGGAAAACACGTTCGGTTTACGGTCCCACGACACAAGGTTCAATACATTCCCCAATTTCGGAATATCGATACTGAATTTCCGTTAACGGTTAAAGATTTTGTGAGTTTGAGTCTTCAAGATACCTGGTTACCATGGTTAACCCGTCGTGAACATAAGGCCTTAAAGCAAACTTTACAATTAACCCACTTAACTAAGCTGGCTAACGAACCACTAGGCGAAGCTTCCGGTGGTGAACAGCAACGGGCCTTTTTGGCACAAGCATTAGTAACTTTCCCTAAACTACTGATTATGGATGAAACCACCGCAAGTTTAGACATCAACGCTAAGGTGGCTTTATTGAAATTAGTTCACGATATTGTAAAGCAACGTCACGTTGCTGTCATGTTCATCACCCATGATCCAACATTGGTAAAACGGTTTGGTAACTATAAGTTACGCATTAAAAATCAGCACGGCAGTTTCGAAAAGATCGGGGGAAGAAACTAA
- a CDS encoding VOC family protein — MLSKYFTGVQHIGIPANDLDQTIKFYKSLGFKVAGLFNNQGNRCAFMKYNTLMIETWEGDPCANKDGAINHFAVNCTDADKAFAEAKKDGYHLLDDHVESIPAYWKHGIHFFKIQGPNHEAIEFCQIL, encoded by the coding sequence ATGTTAAGTAAGTACTTTACTGGTGTTCAACACATTGGTATTCCTGCCAATGACTTGGACCAGACCATTAAATTTTACAAATCCTTAGGTTTCAAAGTTGCCGGTTTATTCAATAACCAGGGTAACCGTTGTGCTTTCATGAAGTACAATACCTTAATGATCGAAACCTGGGAAGGCGATCCTTGTGCTAACAAGGACGGCGCAATTAACCACTTTGCCGTTAACTGTACCGATGCTGACAAGGCTTTTGCTGAAGCCAAGAAAGATGGCTATCACTTATTAGATGACCATGTTGAATCCATCCCTGCTTACTGGAAGCACGGAATTCACTTCTTCAAGATTCAGGGCCCTAATCATGAAGCCATCGAATTTTGCCAGATTCTTTAA
- a CDS encoding C1 family peptidase, which translates to MSELNKKDIEQLKASYQKQPERDVIARAIQDNGINNVARDPKAKTRMQPVFNVEVKTGKVSNQKMSGRCWMFALLNVLKQHVAKKIGVKDFQLSQNYLFFWDKIEKANMFYDHMIALAGRSTKDRTVNYYLGMPDDDGGQWDMAVALVQKYGVVPQSVFPETKVTNNTMDFDMVLGLKLRRDAMQLRRLVKGGATDKEILDARKKMLSEVYRMTAVSCGVPPKKFDFEYRDDKKKYHLDKGLTPKKFYKKYADIDLDDFVVATNSPDKKMGEKYSQPSQDNVVGGKKIEYLNMPMKYLKQAAIKQLKAGEPVWFGNDVVQQSNRKSGYLDSDLYRRGQLFNVDLDMSKADRLAYHEACVSHAMTLTGVDLVDGKPKRWKVQNSWGTKNGFKGYFVMSDDWMNKYVYEMVVRKEYLPKAQRAIDKKAPIALKPWDSLE; encoded by the coding sequence ATGAGTGAATTGAATAAAAAGGATATCGAACAGTTAAAAGCTAGCTATCAAAAGCAGCCTGAACGTGATGTTATCGCCAGAGCAATTCAAGATAACGGTATTAACAACGTTGCCCGTGATCCAAAGGCTAAGACCCGCATGCAGCCAGTATTTAACGTCGAAGTTAAAACTGGTAAGGTCTCAAACCAGAAAATGAGTGGCCGTTGCTGGATGTTTGCCCTATTAAACGTCTTAAAGCAGCACGTTGCTAAGAAGATCGGTGTTAAAGATTTCCAGTTATCACAGAACTACTTATTCTTCTGGGATAAGATTGAAAAGGCTAATATGTTCTACGATCACATGATCGCATTAGCTGGCCGTTCAACCAAGGACCGAACCGTTAACTATTACTTAGGCATGCCCGATGACGATGGTGGTCAATGGGACATGGCCGTTGCCTTAGTTCAGAAGTACGGTGTCGTTCCGCAATCAGTATTTCCTGAAACTAAAGTCACCAATAACACCATGGATTTTGACATGGTCTTAGGCTTAAAGTTACGTCGGGATGCTATGCAGTTACGTCGCTTGGTTAAAGGTGGCGCTACCGATAAAGAAATCCTGGACGCTCGTAAAAAGATGTTAAGTGAAGTTTACCGGATGACGGCCGTTTCATGTGGAGTTCCACCGAAGAAGTTCGATTTTGAATACCGTGATGATAAGAAGAAGTATCATTTAGACAAGGGTTTAACACCGAAGAAATTCTACAAGAAGTATGCTGACATTGACCTTGATGACTTCGTCGTAGCCACTAATTCACCTGATAAGAAGATGGGTGAAAAGTACAGTCAGCCTAGCCAGGATAACGTTGTCGGTGGTAAAAAGATTGAATACCTTAACATGCCGATGAAGTACTTAAAGCAAGCTGCCATTAAGCAGTTAAAAGCTGGTGAACCGGTATGGTTCGGTAACGATGTCGTTCAGCAGAGTAACCGTAAATCCGGTTACTTAGACAGCGACCTTTACCGTCGTGGTCAGTTGTTCAATGTTGACTTAGACATGAGCAAAGCTGATCGTTTAGCCTATCATGAAGCTTGTGTTTCCCACGCCATGACGTTAACTGGAGTTGATTTGGTTGATGGCAAACCAAAGCGCTGGAAAGTCCAGAACAGCTGGGGCACCAAGAACGGCTTCAAAGGTTACTTTGTCATGAGTGACGACTGGATGAACAAGTACGTTTACGAAATGGTCGTTCGTAAAGAATACTTACCAAAGGCTCAGCGAGCAATCGACAAGAAAGCGCCAATTGCTTTGAAGCCTTGGGATTCATTAGAATAA
- a CDS encoding DUF1516 family protein, protein MFTWLHIILVVALLVFLFLDLRRKGGYRPYVFAIRTIYILFILDGLWLYPLAWMRTPLLAYFKVIASILVICFLEYLVVQRFKNQLSKLDIWLGVILLLALIILGLATAQWGPWVNL, encoded by the coding sequence ATGTTTACATGGTTACACATCATTTTGGTTGTCGCTTTACTAGTCTTCTTGTTCTTAGACTTGAGACGCAAAGGCGGCTACCGTCCATATGTCTTCGCCATTCGAACCATTTATATCCTATTCATTTTAGATGGCTTATGGCTTTATCCATTAGCTTGGATGCGGACACCATTATTGGCTTACTTTAAAGTAATTGCCTCAATTTTGGTTATCTGCTTCCTTGAATACTTGGTCGTTCAGCGATTTAAGAACCAGCTCAGCAAGCTTGATATCTGGCTCGGAGTTATCTTACTTTTAGCTCTGATCATCTTAGGTCTTGCTACTGCCCAGTGGGGTCCTTGGGTCAACTTATAA